In Thermosphaera sp., the sequence TTATGTTTTCAGACTCGTTGAGCCACGCCACGAGGTTGACTCGTGGGAGATGCTTCGGCGTTGATTCTCGAGAGACCTTTTCCATGCTTAAAACCTGCGTCTGAACCTCTCCAAACCGAGTATACTTATTATGCAGGTTTTTCATAAAAAATTACGTGATAACAATGAGCGAGATAAAAAAGCTTTACAAGTCGAGGAGCAATAGAGTTCTCTGCGGGGTTTGCGGGGGCATAGGCCACTATGTTAACATAGATCCAACGATTGTGCGTCTTCTATGGGTTTTAATAACCATTCTGAGTCCCCCGGCTGGGCTGATTCTCTACGTTGTTGCATGCATCATAGTTCCAGATGAACCGGTTCCACAGCAATCAGGGGTAACTGTACAACCATCCAAGCCCGGCGTCAACGTGGAGGGTGCTGTCGTAATGGTTGTCGGGATAATTCTAGCCGTACTAGGGGGCTTGATGATATTCAGCGTTATCGCTGAGTTGTGGAGAAGTATTTCGCCCTGGGGTTTCATAGGGGTTGATGAACGTTTTAAGATCGTTATTGGCATCGTGTTAATGGTCGCTGGAATAGCTTTGGTGTTGAAGCAACGCGAGATGAAGCCCCAGCCTACTTCTCCGCCACAACAATCCTTGTAAAGCCGTGGTTTCTGAACACGTCTGCCAACGACTCTAAAAACCCTCTTCCCACGTTGCAG encodes:
- a CDS encoding PspC domain-containing protein is translated as MSEIKKLYKSRSNRVLCGVCGGIGHYVNIDPTIVRLLWVLITILSPPAGLILYVVACIIVPDEPVPQQSGVTVQPSKPGVNVEGAVVMVVGIILAVLGGLMIFSVIAELWRSISPWGFIGVDERFKIVIGIVLMVAGIALVLKQREMKPQPTSPPQQSL